One Rhododendron vialii isolate Sample 1 chromosome 2a, ASM3025357v1 genomic region harbors:
- the LOC131316094 gene encoding tryptophan--tRNA ligase, chloroplastic/mitochondrial isoform X3, whose protein sequence is MSRSVLSHFLSLSNASPRVSSSTIRSCSIDASRFLRRCGTIPQRRLPISYGGVAGSRCYCSLSVSNPVGPAADSGSVKKRIVSGVQPTGSIHLGNYLGAIRNWVLLQITLPYDPQELSRVTRETAAIYIACGVDTSKACIFVQSHVRAHAELMWLLSSATPIGWLNRMIQFKEKSRKAGDENVAVALLTYPVLMAADILLYQSDFVPVGEDQKQHLELTRELAERVNYLYGGRKWKKLGGRGGAVFKVPEALVPPAGARVMSLTDGLAKMSKSAPSDQSRINLLDPKDVITNKIKRCKTDSFSGIEFDNPDRPESNNLLSIYQLMTGKTKQEVAHECQDMNWGTFKNVLTDALIDHLLPIQVRYKEIIDDTGYLDRVLVEGATKATDVADVTLNNVYQAMGFLKR, encoded by the exons ATGAGCCGCTCAGTTCTCTCtcacttcctctctctctccaacgcTTCTCCTCGCGTCTCCTCCTCTAccat CAGGTCGTGCAGCATAGACGCGAGTAGATTCTTGAGAAGATGTGGAACCATTCCCCAACGCCGTCTTCCGATTAGTTACGGCGGCGTCGCAGGTTCTCGGTGCTATTGCAGCCTCTCGGTCTCCAACCCTGTGGGCCCCGCGGCGGATTCCGGCTCTGTCAA GAAGAGGATAGTGTCTGGTGTTCAGCCGACAGGATCTATACACCTCGGCAATTATCTTGGTGCCATAAGAAATTGGGTCTTACTTCAG ATAACTCTGCCTTATGATCCACAAGAATTATCTAGAGTAACAAGAGAAACGGCTGCTATTTATATCGCATGCGGTGTTGATACTTCCAAG GCTTGTATCTTTGTGCAGTCTCATGTTCGTGCTCATGCCGAACTGATGTGGCTACTTAGTTCTGCTACCCCAATTGGTTGGCTGAACCGAATGATTCAGTTTAAAGAGAAATCTCGCAAGGCG gGTGATGAAAATGTTGCGGTTGCTCTTCTTACTTATCCTGTCCTTATGGCAGCCGATATTCTTTTGTATCAG TCTGACTTTGTCCCAGTTGGTGAGGATCAGAAGCAACATTTAGAGTTGACTCGAGAGCTGGCTGAGCGTGTTAATTATTTATATGGTGGAAGGAAGTGGAAGAAGTTAGGAGG GCGAGGTGGTGCAGTTTTTAAG GTTCCTGAGGCCCTTGTTCCGCCTGCTGGAGCACGGGTGATGTCCCTCACTGACGGGCTTGCAAAG ATGTCCAAATCTGCACCTTCCGACCAATCTCGAATTAATTTGCTTGACCCAAAGGAT GTAATAACAAACAAGATAAAACGTTGCAAGACTGACTCATTTTCTGG CATAGAATTTGACAATCCCGACAGACCTGAATCCAACAATCTGCTGTCAATATATCAGCTCATGACTGGCAAGACAAAACAG GAAGTTGCACATGAATGCCAAGATATGAACTGGGGTACATTCAAGAACGTTCTTACAGATGCTTTGATTGATCATCTACTTCCCATCCAG GTTCGCTACAAGGAAATTATCGATGATACAGGGTATTTGGATAGAGTTTTGGTAGAGGGTGCCACTAAAGCTACAGATGTGGCAGACGTTACTCTCAATAATGTCTACCAAGCAATGGGATTCCTGAAGAGATGA
- the LOC131316095 gene encoding pseudo histidine-containing phosphotransfer protein 5-like isoform X2, producing MDRNLQRQVASMRKSLFDQGYLDEQFIQLEDLQDDANPNFVEEIVTLFYTDSAKLIRNIDNALIGAKKVKTECTQFREYCNAGNAEGCIRTFQQVKQELATLKRKLETYFEIARQAGT from the exons ATGGACAGAAATTTGCAACGTCAGGTTGCCTCCATGAGGAAGTCCCTCTTTGATCAG GGGTACCTCGATGAGCAATTTATTCAGCTAGAGGATTTGCAGGATGATGCTAACCCAAATTTTGTAGAGGAAATTGTAACATTGTTTTACACCGATTCAGCTAAACTCATCCGAAACATAGATAATGCTCT CATTGGAGCAAAAAAGGTGAAGACTGAATGCACACAGTTCAGGGAATATTGCAATGCTGGAAATGCTGAAGG ATGTATTAGGACATTCCAACAAGTGAAACAAGAGCTTGCAACCCTTAAGAGGAAGCTTGAAACTTACTTTGAG ATAGCAAGACAAGCTGGTACTTAA
- the LOC131316094 gene encoding tryptophan--tRNA ligase, chloroplastic/mitochondrial isoform X2 yields the protein MSRSVLSHFLSLSNASPRVSSSTMSCSIDASRFLRRCGTIPQRRLPISYGGVAGSRCYCSLSVSNPVGPAADSGSVKKRIVSGVQPTGSIHLGNYLGAIRNWVLLQDAYETFFFIVDLHAITLPYDPQELSRVTRETAAIYIACGVDTSKACIFVQSHVRAHAELMWLLSSATPIGWLNRMIQFKEKSRKAGDENVAVALLTYPVLMAADILLYQSDFVPVGEDQKQHLELTRELAERVNYLYGGRKWKKLGGRGGAVFKVPEALVPPAGARVMSLTDGLAKMSKSAPSDQSRINLLDPKDVITNKIKRCKTDSFSGIEFDNPDRPESNNLLSIYQLMTGKTKQEVAHECQDMNWGTFKNVLTDALIDHLLPIQVRYKEIIDDTGYLDRVLVEGATKATDVADVTLNNVYQAMGFLKR from the exons ATGAGCCGCTCAGTTCTCTCtcacttcctctctctctccaacgcTTCTCCTCGCGTCTCCTCCTCTAccat GTCGTGCAGCATAGACGCGAGTAGATTCTTGAGAAGATGTGGAACCATTCCCCAACGCCGTCTTCCGATTAGTTACGGCGGCGTCGCAGGTTCTCGGTGCTATTGCAGCCTCTCGGTCTCCAACCCTGTGGGCCCCGCGGCGGATTCCGGCTCTGTCAA GAAGAGGATAGTGTCTGGTGTTCAGCCGACAGGATCTATACACCTCGGCAATTATCTTGGTGCCATAAGAAATTGGGTCTTACTTCAG GATGCATATGAGACTTTCTTCTTCATTGTTGACCTGCATGCG ATAACTCTGCCTTATGATCCACAAGAATTATCTAGAGTAACAAGAGAAACGGCTGCTATTTATATCGCATGCGGTGTTGATACTTCCAAG GCTTGTATCTTTGTGCAGTCTCATGTTCGTGCTCATGCCGAACTGATGTGGCTACTTAGTTCTGCTACCCCAATTGGTTGGCTGAACCGAATGATTCAGTTTAAAGAGAAATCTCGCAAGGCG gGTGATGAAAATGTTGCGGTTGCTCTTCTTACTTATCCTGTCCTTATGGCAGCCGATATTCTTTTGTATCAG TCTGACTTTGTCCCAGTTGGTGAGGATCAGAAGCAACATTTAGAGTTGACTCGAGAGCTGGCTGAGCGTGTTAATTATTTATATGGTGGAAGGAAGTGGAAGAAGTTAGGAGG GCGAGGTGGTGCAGTTTTTAAG GTTCCTGAGGCCCTTGTTCCGCCTGCTGGAGCACGGGTGATGTCCCTCACTGACGGGCTTGCAAAG ATGTCCAAATCTGCACCTTCCGACCAATCTCGAATTAATTTGCTTGACCCAAAGGAT GTAATAACAAACAAGATAAAACGTTGCAAGACTGACTCATTTTCTGG CATAGAATTTGACAATCCCGACAGACCTGAATCCAACAATCTGCTGTCAATATATCAGCTCATGACTGGCAAGACAAAACAG GAAGTTGCACATGAATGCCAAGATATGAACTGGGGTACATTCAAGAACGTTCTTACAGATGCTTTGATTGATCATCTACTTCCCATCCAG GTTCGCTACAAGGAAATTATCGATGATACAGGGTATTTGGATAGAGTTTTGGTAGAGGGTGCCACTAAAGCTACAGATGTGGCAGACGTTACTCTCAATAATGTCTACCAAGCAATGGGATTCCTGAAGAGATGA
- the LOC131316094 gene encoding tryptophan--tRNA ligase, chloroplastic/mitochondrial isoform X4 — protein sequence MSRSVLSHFLSLSNASPRVSSSTIRSCSIDASRFLRRCGTIPQRRLPISYGGVAGSRCYCSLSVSNPVGPAADSGSVKKRIVSGVQPTGSIHLGNYLGAIRNWVLLQDAYETFFFIVDLHAITLPYDPQELSRVTRETAAIYIACGVDTSKACIFVQSHVRAHAELMWLLSSATPIGWLNRMIQFKEKSRKAGDENVAVALLTYPVLMAADILLYQSDFVPVGEDQKQHLELTRELAERVNYLYGGRKWKKLGGRGGAVFKVPEALVPPAGARVMSLTDGLAKVITNKIKRCKTDSFSGIEFDNPDRPESNNLLSIYQLMTGKTKQEVAHECQDMNWGTFKNVLTDALIDHLLPIQVRYKEIIDDTGYLDRVLVEGATKATDVADVTLNNVYQAMGFLKR from the exons ATGAGCCGCTCAGTTCTCTCtcacttcctctctctctccaacgcTTCTCCTCGCGTCTCCTCCTCTAccat CAGGTCGTGCAGCATAGACGCGAGTAGATTCTTGAGAAGATGTGGAACCATTCCCCAACGCCGTCTTCCGATTAGTTACGGCGGCGTCGCAGGTTCTCGGTGCTATTGCAGCCTCTCGGTCTCCAACCCTGTGGGCCCCGCGGCGGATTCCGGCTCTGTCAA GAAGAGGATAGTGTCTGGTGTTCAGCCGACAGGATCTATACACCTCGGCAATTATCTTGGTGCCATAAGAAATTGGGTCTTACTTCAG GATGCATATGAGACTTTCTTCTTCATTGTTGACCTGCATGCG ATAACTCTGCCTTATGATCCACAAGAATTATCTAGAGTAACAAGAGAAACGGCTGCTATTTATATCGCATGCGGTGTTGATACTTCCAAG GCTTGTATCTTTGTGCAGTCTCATGTTCGTGCTCATGCCGAACTGATGTGGCTACTTAGTTCTGCTACCCCAATTGGTTGGCTGAACCGAATGATTCAGTTTAAAGAGAAATCTCGCAAGGCG gGTGATGAAAATGTTGCGGTTGCTCTTCTTACTTATCCTGTCCTTATGGCAGCCGATATTCTTTTGTATCAG TCTGACTTTGTCCCAGTTGGTGAGGATCAGAAGCAACATTTAGAGTTGACTCGAGAGCTGGCTGAGCGTGTTAATTATTTATATGGTGGAAGGAAGTGGAAGAAGTTAGGAGG GCGAGGTGGTGCAGTTTTTAAG GTTCCTGAGGCCCTTGTTCCGCCTGCTGGAGCACGGGTGATGTCCCTCACTGACGGGCTTGCAAAG GTAATAACAAACAAGATAAAACGTTGCAAGACTGACTCATTTTCTGG CATAGAATTTGACAATCCCGACAGACCTGAATCCAACAATCTGCTGTCAATATATCAGCTCATGACTGGCAAGACAAAACAG GAAGTTGCACATGAATGCCAAGATATGAACTGGGGTACATTCAAGAACGTTCTTACAGATGCTTTGATTGATCATCTACTTCCCATCCAG GTTCGCTACAAGGAAATTATCGATGATACAGGGTATTTGGATAGAGTTTTGGTAGAGGGTGCCACTAAAGCTACAGATGTGGCAGACGTTACTCTCAATAATGTCTACCAAGCAATGGGATTCCTGAAGAGATGA
- the LOC131316094 gene encoding tryptophan--tRNA ligase, chloroplastic/mitochondrial isoform X1, giving the protein MSRSVLSHFLSLSNASPRVSSSTIRSCSIDASRFLRRCGTIPQRRLPISYGGVAGSRCYCSLSVSNPVGPAADSGSVKKRIVSGVQPTGSIHLGNYLGAIRNWVLLQDAYETFFFIVDLHAITLPYDPQELSRVTRETAAIYIACGVDTSKACIFVQSHVRAHAELMWLLSSATPIGWLNRMIQFKEKSRKAGDENVAVALLTYPVLMAADILLYQSDFVPVGEDQKQHLELTRELAERVNYLYGGRKWKKLGGRGGAVFKVPEALVPPAGARVMSLTDGLAKMSKSAPSDQSRINLLDPKDVITNKIKRCKTDSFSGIEFDNPDRPESNNLLSIYQLMTGKTKQEVAHECQDMNWGTFKNVLTDALIDHLLPIQVRYKEIIDDTGYLDRVLVEGATKATDVADVTLNNVYQAMGFLKR; this is encoded by the exons ATGAGCCGCTCAGTTCTCTCtcacttcctctctctctccaacgcTTCTCCTCGCGTCTCCTCCTCTAccat CAGGTCGTGCAGCATAGACGCGAGTAGATTCTTGAGAAGATGTGGAACCATTCCCCAACGCCGTCTTCCGATTAGTTACGGCGGCGTCGCAGGTTCTCGGTGCTATTGCAGCCTCTCGGTCTCCAACCCTGTGGGCCCCGCGGCGGATTCCGGCTCTGTCAA GAAGAGGATAGTGTCTGGTGTTCAGCCGACAGGATCTATACACCTCGGCAATTATCTTGGTGCCATAAGAAATTGGGTCTTACTTCAG GATGCATATGAGACTTTCTTCTTCATTGTTGACCTGCATGCG ATAACTCTGCCTTATGATCCACAAGAATTATCTAGAGTAACAAGAGAAACGGCTGCTATTTATATCGCATGCGGTGTTGATACTTCCAAG GCTTGTATCTTTGTGCAGTCTCATGTTCGTGCTCATGCCGAACTGATGTGGCTACTTAGTTCTGCTACCCCAATTGGTTGGCTGAACCGAATGATTCAGTTTAAAGAGAAATCTCGCAAGGCG gGTGATGAAAATGTTGCGGTTGCTCTTCTTACTTATCCTGTCCTTATGGCAGCCGATATTCTTTTGTATCAG TCTGACTTTGTCCCAGTTGGTGAGGATCAGAAGCAACATTTAGAGTTGACTCGAGAGCTGGCTGAGCGTGTTAATTATTTATATGGTGGAAGGAAGTGGAAGAAGTTAGGAGG GCGAGGTGGTGCAGTTTTTAAG GTTCCTGAGGCCCTTGTTCCGCCTGCTGGAGCACGGGTGATGTCCCTCACTGACGGGCTTGCAAAG ATGTCCAAATCTGCACCTTCCGACCAATCTCGAATTAATTTGCTTGACCCAAAGGAT GTAATAACAAACAAGATAAAACGTTGCAAGACTGACTCATTTTCTGG CATAGAATTTGACAATCCCGACAGACCTGAATCCAACAATCTGCTGTCAATATATCAGCTCATGACTGGCAAGACAAAACAG GAAGTTGCACATGAATGCCAAGATATGAACTGGGGTACATTCAAGAACGTTCTTACAGATGCTTTGATTGATCATCTACTTCCCATCCAG GTTCGCTACAAGGAAATTATCGATGATACAGGGTATTTGGATAGAGTTTTGGTAGAGGGTGCCACTAAAGCTACAGATGTGGCAGACGTTACTCTCAATAATGTCTACCAAGCAATGGGATTCCTGAAGAGATGA
- the LOC131316095 gene encoding histidine-containing phosphotransfer protein 4-like isoform X1, which translates to MDRNLQRQVASMRKSLFDQGYLDEQFIQLEDLQDDANPNFVEEIVTLFYTDSAKLIRNIDNALENNPTDFGRLDDYMHQFKGRSSSIGAKKVKTECTQFREYCNAGNAEGCIRTFQQVKQELATLKRKLETYFEIARQAGT; encoded by the exons ATGGACAGAAATTTGCAACGTCAGGTTGCCTCCATGAGGAAGTCCCTCTTTGATCAG GGGTACCTCGATGAGCAATTTATTCAGCTAGAGGATTTGCAGGATGATGCTAACCCAAATTTTGTAGAGGAAATTGTAACATTGTTTTACACCGATTCAGCTAAACTCATCCGAAACATAGATAATGCTCT AGAGAATAATCCTACTGATTTTGGGAGGCTGGATGATTACATGCATCAGTTCAAGGGTAGAAGCTCAAG CATTGGAGCAAAAAAGGTGAAGACTGAATGCACACAGTTCAGGGAATATTGCAATGCTGGAAATGCTGAAGG ATGTATTAGGACATTCCAACAAGTGAAACAAGAGCTTGCAACCCTTAAGAGGAAGCTTGAAACTTACTTTGAG ATAGCAAGACAAGCTGGTACTTAA